Proteins co-encoded in one Acidobacteriota bacterium genomic window:
- a CDS encoding leucyl/phenylalanyl-tRNA--protein transferase has product MAAFPDPRTHRYPEWVAIGDYFFRSHDVISFGAPLTVENVREAYQKGIFPWNTEGLPLPWHCPEWRAVLDFKDLTIPRSLEKVRRKSDLTFTIDKAFREVIRECAMAHRPGQGGTWISPEFISVYTELHLQGTAHSIEAWYPDRTLAGGLYGIDAGGVFCGESMFYKTPNASKLALLFLIDHLREQGATWLDAQVMTPHLEALGAVEIDRNHFLDKLKATQERRLTLF; this is encoded by the coding sequence ATGGCCGCTTTTCCCGATCCGCGAACCCACCGTTACCCCGAATGGGTCGCGATCGGCGATTATTTTTTCCGTTCGCACGATGTGATCTCATTCGGCGCACCGTTGACCGTCGAAAATGTTCGCGAGGCCTATCAAAAAGGCATTTTTCCATGGAATACCGAGGGTTTGCCGCTGCCATGGCATTGCCCGGAATGGCGGGCGGTACTCGATTTCAAAGACCTCACCATTCCGCGAAGCCTTGAGAAAGTGAGGCGAAAGTCCGATCTGACGTTCACGATCGACAAGGCCTTCCGAGAGGTGATCCGGGAATGCGCCATGGCCCATCGGCCCGGTCAGGGCGGTACATGGATCTCACCGGAATTCATCAGTGTTTACACAGAGCTCCATCTTCAAGGCACTGCCCACAGCATCGAAGCCTGGTACCCCGACCGCACACTCGCCGGCGGCCTCTACGGCATCGACGCAGGCGGCGTTTTCTGCGGTGAATCGATGTTCTACAAAACCCCAAACGCCTCAAAACTCGCGCTTCTCTTCCTGATCGATCACCTCCGAGAACAGGGCGCAACCTGGCTCGACGCCCAGGTAATGACGCCGCATCTTGAGGCTCTTGGAGCAGTAGAGATTGACCGCAACCATTTTTTGGATAAACTCAAAGCTACACAGGAGCGGCGGCTGACACTGTTTTAG
- the mscL gene encoding large conductance mechanosensitive channel protein MscL — protein sequence MLNEFKAFIARGNVLDLAIGVILGAAFGKIVTTFTEGLVMPVVGLITGGIDFKTKFYDLSGKLGPGATPEQIDAAVKSGAPLLRYGQFISDIITFLIVGFVMFLIAKAAMEYFKKLAAATPPPPQEALLTEIRDLLKAKQA from the coding sequence ATGTTAAATGAATTCAAGGCCTTTATAGCTCGCGGCAATGTGCTTGATCTCGCGATCGGCGTAATTTTGGGTGCGGCATTTGGAAAGATCGTTACGACTTTTACAGAAGGACTGGTTATGCCGGTCGTTGGTCTTATTACGGGAGGAATCGATTTTAAGACGAAATTCTACGACCTCAGCGGCAAACTCGGCCCGGGAGCGACTCCGGAACAGATCGATGCGGCCGTAAAAAGTGGTGCTCCGCTCCTGCGGTACGGCCAGTTCATATCCGATATCATCACATTTTTGATCGTCGGATTTGTAATGTTCCTGATCGCCAAAGCGGCAATGGAGTACTTCAAAAAGCTCGCCGCCGCGACTCCGCCGCCACCTCAGGAAGCACTGCTTACCGAGATCCGCGACCTGCTCAAAGCAAAACAAGCTTAA
- the ttcA gene encoding tRNA 2-thiocytidine(32) synthetase TtcA, translating into MVVKSGGACQNLEFSSGEVNKVQGETRTRGKLLKKIGRAINDFSMIEEGDKVMVCLSGGKDSYAMLDLLLDVQRRAPVNFSLLAVNLDQKQPDFPEEVLPNYLTERGVPYRIVEEDTYSIVTAHIPEGKTYCSLCSRLRRGILYNVAVEEGCTKIALGHHADDIIATFLMNLFYVGQLKAMPPILKSDDGRNTVIRPLAYCQEAEIAKYAEEQQFPIIPCNLCGAQPNLKRARVKRLISELEKETPYIRPTMMTALTNVTGSHLLDNKLYDFKNFEPMIKAIPAGHGSVEKELDEIFDHSEAAFTPNLMASAGLVEPGTIVG; encoded by the coding sequence GTGGTTGTCAAAAGCGGCGGCGCGTGTCAAAATCTAGAGTTTTCGAGTGGAGAAGTAAATAAGGTGCAGGGAGAGACCAGAACAAGAGGCAAATTGCTGAAGAAGATCGGCCGGGCGATCAACGATTTTTCGATGATCGAAGAGGGCGACAAGGTCATGGTCTGCCTTTCGGGCGGTAAGGACAGCTACGCGATGCTTGACCTGCTGCTGGATGTACAGCGGCGTGCACCTGTGAATTTCTCGCTTCTCGCAGTCAATCTCGACCAAAAACAGCCGGATTTTCCCGAGGAAGTGCTGCCTAATTACCTGACTGAACGCGGCGTTCCGTACCGCATAGTCGAAGAAGACACCTACTCGATCGTCACCGCCCACATTCCCGAAGGCAAAACGTATTGTTCCCTGTGTTCGCGATTGAGACGAGGCATTTTGTATAACGTCGCGGTCGAAGAAGGCTGTACAAAGATCGCGCTCGGCCACCATGCGGACGATATCATCGCGACCTTTTTGATGAATCTCTTCTACGTCGGCCAGCTAAAGGCAATGCCGCCAATACTTAAGAGCGACGACGGACGCAACACCGTGATCCGGCCGCTCGCGTATTGCCAGGAAGCCGAGATCGCGAAATACGCCGAGGAGCAGCAGTTTCCGATCATCCCGTGCAACCTCTGCGGAGCCCAGCCGAACCTAAAACGTGCAAGAGTAAAACGCTTGATCAGCGAGCTCGAAAAGGAAACGCCCTACATTCGTCCAACCATGATGACGGCGCTCACAAACGTCACAGGTTCGCACCTGCTCGACAACAAACTCTATGATTTCAAGAACTTCGAGCCGATGATCAAGGCGATCCCCGCCGGCCACGGCTCGGTGGAAAAGGAACTCGACGAGATATTCGATCACTCCGAAGCCGCCTTCACCCCAAATCTGATGGCTTCCGCCGGGCTCGTCGAGCCGGGAACGATCGTCGGATAG
- a CDS encoding EVE domain-containing protein: MPFRPNEITKQHVLHAVAKIESENIPLIPSTRYDVFIDGKPYPPKEIMRYAHEQLDGEKRWEYSGGPPTFRFLERMGFEVKKKAQGVDPVLDVIERYKNHIKETQLVDELYKWRLLKQFHGRPNLDATDFVEDVKGINYSNLIFQTARSVIRHIAQNASEAYRKAFRAFFDEEIPLSTRMSRFRTEVLRIYREVEPVERYGDFHDERTMATLLTYHDPEKYTFYKDSYYKRYCELLGIKSKKTGEKYVHYLDLIDDIITDYIADDEELLTSVDSLLTDDCFEDPNHRILAQDILYQMLDKSVETNYWVFQANPKMYDLEEGLRSELVDTWTVSAHKEKIKAGDKLILWSTGKRAGCYALAEVTEEPRIIDASADDYLWKVEDKNSFKAGIKVTHNLIDAPIFQDRIKSTPGLKHLKAGMQGTNFSATKQQYEILRGLVEHPQSPREDTAMTGIQNFPATNTILYGPPGTGKTYNSIDKAVEIVDNIASSDHAVNKSRFDELRQQGQIEFVTFHQNYAYEDFVVGLRPDVEVERLRFQNHKGIFYQMVKKARDNYEAFVAGTGKRKSFDEVFQQIIEPLDRSQEIEIKMISGISFWITEVSDKSISFRKQSGGTQHTLSINTLRDLVDDIRDIPSGLGPYYEPLVNLIKKSRQTTEAAEPVKNFVLIIDEINRANISRVFGELITLLEEDKRLGAENELKVTLPNGEKDFGVPPNLFVIGTMNTADKSIALIDIALRRRFDFIGYYPKYEVLSDDAANLLRTINAQIFEKKKSADYLIGHAYFMSGVPIESILRNKVVPLLTEYFAGKTDIVSDIFAGTEWTVSYNTNSFDWDISES; encoded by the coding sequence ATGCCATTTAGACCTAACGAAATCACAAAACAACACGTTCTTCACGCGGTTGCTAAGATCGAATCTGAAAACATACCGTTGATTCCTTCTACTAGGTATGACGTATTCATAGACGGTAAACCCTACCCGCCAAAAGAAATCATGCGTTATGCGCACGAGCAATTGGACGGCGAGAAACGATGGGAATACTCCGGGGGTCCGCCAACCTTTCGATTTTTGGAGCGAATGGGATTTGAGGTTAAGAAGAAAGCCCAAGGCGTCGATCCAGTATTGGACGTGATCGAGCGGTACAAAAACCACATCAAAGAAACCCAACTGGTGGACGAACTCTATAAATGGAGGCTACTCAAGCAGTTTCATGGTCGCCCAAATCTTGACGCGACCGATTTCGTCGAAGATGTCAAAGGCATTAACTACTCCAATTTGATTTTTCAAACTGCAAGGTCCGTCATCCGACATATCGCTCAGAATGCAAGCGAAGCCTACCGAAAAGCGTTTCGAGCTTTTTTCGACGAAGAGATACCTTTGTCGACCCGAATGAGTCGGTTCCGAACGGAAGTTCTGAGAATTTACCGTGAAGTTGAGCCCGTCGAGCGGTATGGTGATTTTCACGACGAACGGACGATGGCAACGTTGCTCACTTATCACGATCCGGAAAAATACACATTTTACAAAGATTCCTACTATAAGAGGTACTGCGAGCTGCTTGGCATAAAGTCTAAGAAGACCGGTGAAAAGTATGTTCATTACCTTGATCTAATTGACGATATAATTACGGATTACATCGCAGACGATGAGGAATTATTGACGTCAGTTGATAGTCTGCTCACCGACGACTGTTTTGAGGACCCGAATCATCGAATCTTGGCCCAGGATATTTTGTACCAAATGTTGGATAAGTCGGTTGAAACCAATTATTGGGTGTTTCAGGCTAATCCGAAAATGTACGACCTTGAAGAAGGCTTGAGAAGCGAGCTGGTAGATACTTGGACCGTTTCGGCTCACAAGGAGAAGATCAAAGCTGGCGATAAGCTAATATTGTGGTCTACCGGAAAACGGGCCGGATGTTACGCACTTGCTGAAGTAACCGAGGAACCTCGAATAATTGACGCTTCGGCTGATGACTACCTTTGGAAAGTCGAAGATAAAAACTCCTTCAAAGCGGGAATCAAAGTTACCCACAATTTGATCGACGCGCCGATCTTTCAAGACAGAATTAAATCAACTCCGGGCCTAAAACATTTGAAAGCTGGAATGCAGGGCACGAACTTCTCGGCGACAAAACAGCAGTATGAAATTCTCCGCGGTCTTGTTGAACATCCACAGAGTCCAAGGGAGGACACAGCAATGACTGGAATTCAAAATTTCCCGGCAACCAACACTATTCTTTATGGTCCCCCTGGAACTGGCAAGACTTATAACAGCATAGACAAGGCCGTAGAAATCGTTGACAACATCGCATCGTCAGATCACGCAGTAAACAAAAGTCGATTTGATGAACTTCGTCAGCAAGGTCAGATCGAATTTGTAACATTCCACCAAAACTACGCTTATGAAGACTTTGTGGTCGGCCTACGGCCTGATGTTGAAGTCGAGAGGCTTAGGTTCCAAAACCACAAGGGCATCTTTTATCAGATGGTAAAGAAGGCCAGAGATAATTATGAGGCCTTTGTTGCCGGTACTGGAAAAAGGAAATCCTTTGACGAGGTCTTTCAACAGATAATTGAACCTCTGGATCGGTCTCAAGAAATCGAAATCAAGATGATTTCCGGCATCTCATTTTGGATAACTGAGGTATCAGACAAGTCTATCTCGTTTCGAAAACAATCGGGGGGTACTCAACACACTCTCAGTATCAACACGCTCCGAGATTTGGTCGACGATATTAGAGACATCCCGTCAGGACTTGGCCCTTATTACGAACCCCTTGTCAATCTGATCAAGAAAAGCCGCCAAACAACGGAAGCGGCAGAACCTGTCAAGAATTTTGTCTTGATAATTGATGAGATTAACCGCGCAAATATCTCAAGGGTATTCGGTGAGTTGATTACATTGCTAGAAGAAGACAAAAGACTGGGCGCGGAAAATGAACTTAAAGTGACCCTACCAAACGGTGAAAAGGATTTCGGAGTGCCGCCAAATCTTTTCGTAATCGGCACAATGAACACGGCAGATAAATCAATCGCTTTGATAGATATTGCACTTCGGAGGCGGTTCGATTTCATTGGATATTACCCGAAATACGAAGTACTTTCGGACGACGCAGCTAACCTGCTGCGGACAATCAATGCTCAAATATTCGAAAAGAAGAAATCGGCGGACTATTTGATTGGGCATGCCTACTTTATGAGCGGCGTTCCAATCGAGTCCATTCTTAGAAACAAAGTTGTTCCGCTTTTGACCGAGTACTTTGCTGGAAAGACAGATATCGTCAGTGACATCTTCGCAGGTACAGAATGGACGGTTTCTTACAACACTAATTCGTTCGATTGGGACATTTCGGAATCTTAG
- the mnmA gene encoding tRNA 2-thiouridine(34) synthase MnmA — translation MKIAVAMSGGVDSSAAAALLKEQGHELVGFTMQLWNQRRGISVDENGDPLPSRCCSLDDVYDARRVAEGLGFPFYVLNLEKDFERDVVEPFVQSYLDGETPIPCVACNSRLKFASLDKMAVSLGCDKVATGHFARVEYDEAANRYRLFRGKNHWKDQSYFLWELNQEQLSRAYFPLGEMAKTEVRDIARGANLYTAEKQESQEICFVPDGKYSEFIDRYLDHEGRESDLPEGGEIVNTAGEAVGTHTGIHRYTIGQRRGLGIAHEKPLYVLQIERAKNQIIVGEAEELEACEFTAKGVNWVAFDEPTEPVRANVKIRYRHEPAAATIYPLPEAHARIVFDEPQRAITPGQATIFYDIETSEEVVGGGWIIRT, via the coding sequence ATGAAGATCGCGGTAGCAATGAGCGGTGGTGTCGATAGTTCGGCTGCTGCTGCATTATTAAAGGAACAGGGGCACGAACTCGTTGGCTTCACGATGCAGTTGTGGAATCAGCGGCGCGGCATCAGTGTGGATGAGAATGGCGATCCGCTACCGTCGCGTTGCTGTTCGCTCGACGATGTTTACGATGCACGGCGGGTGGCCGAGGGACTCGGGTTTCCGTTTTACGTGTTGAATCTGGAGAAGGATTTCGAACGCGATGTGGTAGAGCCTTTCGTCCAGAGCTATCTCGACGGCGAAACGCCGATACCTTGTGTGGCGTGCAACTCGCGTTTGAAATTTGCTTCGCTCGATAAAATGGCGGTTTCTCTGGGATGTGATAAGGTCGCGACGGGACATTTTGCCCGTGTCGAGTACGACGAAGCCGCAAACCGCTATCGGCTATTTCGCGGCAAAAATCATTGGAAGGATCAGAGCTATTTTCTCTGGGAACTCAACCAGGAACAGCTATCGCGAGCCTATTTTCCACTTGGCGAGATGGCGAAAACTGAGGTTCGTGACATTGCCCGCGGCGCCAATCTCTACACAGCGGAGAAGCAGGAATCGCAGGAGATCTGCTTCGTGCCTGATGGGAAATACTCAGAGTTCATTGATCGTTATCTCGATCATGAAGGCCGCGAAAGCGATCTGCCCGAGGGCGGCGAGATCGTCAACACAGCCGGCGAAGCGGTGGGAACCCACACGGGCATTCACCGCTATACGATCGGCCAACGCCGCGGCCTGGGCATAGCTCACGAAAAACCGCTCTACGTTCTGCAGATCGAGCGGGCAAAGAATCAAATCATTGTCGGCGAGGCGGAAGAGCTTGAAGCATGCGAATTTACCGCGAAGGGCGTGAATTGGGTAGCTTTCGACGAGCCGACAGAACCCGTGCGGGCAAATGTAAAGATCCGCTATCGTCACGAGCCGGCTGCGGCGACGATCTACCCGTTGCCCGAGGCGCACGCACGCATCGTCTTCGACGAGCCGCAACGTGCGATCACGCCCGGACAGGCAACGATATTTTACGATATAGAAACCAGCGAAGAAGTAGTCGGCGGAGGCTGGATCATCAGAACATAG
- a CDS encoding restriction endonuclease, which produces MSVIFEYGNWTRTTHANELKGILREVWDQRLFVNSEEELTEDEQDKRYQPFLKFDGEQIRANNYVGFIQNEDEVIEIYPKVFRDLADAVERKDLMLHHIFYWFSYCRKWRFPFTRATLETTEIDQFPELIINLIAKQFFETVSNQPLVVYQPIEEALKTPRGSINFKRYINHGLSHGNFHIIDCDHEPFSFDNRVNRIIKHCSRLLLNQTKFAENLRVLQDVIFILDEVEDTVCTVHDVESVSINSFFTDYFLVMESCRMILAQQLYSSNPSDLSQWCLLFPMEYIFEDFFAGFLKSNFSHDWKVEYHKSNAYLVDNPRVFQMQHDIFLTARSNPDRKIIVDTKYKVRDTKFKEDLKKGVSQGDLYQMVSYALKRGCTDLILVYPNISESQNEADRFEIFSGFEGHEKITIIAIEIPFWSFREFHRLDDKLYSIVNKCLINIIGSSTEAEPRELFV; this is translated from the coding sequence ATGAGCGTAATATTTGAATATGGAAACTGGACTCGAACTACACACGCAAACGAACTGAAGGGAATCCTGCGTGAAGTCTGGGACCAACGCTTGTTCGTTAATTCGGAAGAAGAACTGACCGAAGATGAGCAGGACAAAAGATACCAGCCATTTTTAAAATTCGATGGAGAGCAGATACGTGCAAATAACTATGTTGGATTTATCCAAAATGAAGATGAAGTAATTGAGATCTATCCTAAGGTCTTTCGAGATTTGGCCGATGCAGTCGAACGGAAAGACTTAATGCTCCATCATATTTTCTACTGGTTTAGCTATTGCAGAAAATGGCGATTTCCATTTACTCGGGCCACTCTCGAAACGACCGAAATAGATCAATTCCCAGAATTGATCATAAACCTTATCGCGAAACAATTCTTTGAAACGGTTTCGAACCAACCACTCGTGGTATACCAGCCGATCGAGGAAGCTCTAAAAACCCCAAGAGGCTCGATAAACTTCAAGAGATACATAAACCACGGGCTTTCTCATGGAAATTTTCACATTATCGATTGCGACCACGAACCGTTTTCGTTTGATAACCGGGTAAATCGGATCATCAAGCATTGTTCGCGTCTGTTATTGAATCAGACGAAATTTGCGGAGAATCTGCGCGTACTTCAAGATGTGATCTTTATTCTAGATGAGGTAGAAGACACTGTATGTACCGTCCACGACGTTGAAAGCGTTTCGATCAATTCCTTCTTCACAGATTACTTTCTTGTGATGGAATCATGCCGAATGATCCTCGCTCAGCAGCTGTATTCGAGCAATCCGAGCGACTTGTCTCAATGGTGCCTTTTGTTCCCGATGGAATACATTTTTGAGGATTTCTTTGCCGGATTTCTAAAGAGCAATTTCAGCCACGACTGGAAAGTCGAATACCACAAATCCAATGCATATCTAGTTGATAATCCTCGTGTTTTTCAGATGCAGCATGACATATTTTTGACCGCAAGAAGCAATCCTGATCGGAAGATAATTGTGGATACGAAATACAAGGTTCGCGACACAAAGTTTAAAGAAGATCTAAAGAAAGGTGTTTCACAGGGTGACCTTTATCAGATGGTAAGTTACGCATTGAAGCGAGGATGCACCGACCTCATTCTGGTCTATCCAAATATCTCGGAATCGCAAAACGAAGCTGATAGATTTGAAATATTTTCCGGATTCGAAGGTCACGAAAAGATAACTATCATCGCGATAGAAATCCCATTTTGGTCGTTTAGAGAATTCCACCGACTTGACGACAAGTTATATTCCATTGTGAACAAATGTCTGATTAATATTATCGGCTCCAGTACCGAGGCAGAGCCACGGGAACTTTTCGTGTAA
- a CDS encoding pirin family protein, giving the protein MIKIRRSNERGAANHGWLDTKFTFSFADYFDPRYMGFRSLRVINEDRIQADQGFPKHGHRDMEILTYVISGELSHRDSMGNGETVRPNEIQRMTAGTGVLHSEYSSPTDETHLLQIWILPEKADLTPSYEQKYFDPELKQGKLKLVASRGGDDGSVHINQDVKLYASVLNDGEKVSLDLPEKRYAWIQLISGTLDVNGETLNPGDGAAISDETALKLKAGSDNTEFLLFDMH; this is encoded by the coding sequence ATGATCAAGATAAGACGATCGAACGAACGCGGGGCAGCTAATCATGGTTGGCTCGATACCAAATTTACATTTTCATTTGCCGATTATTTCGACCCGCGGTACATGGGCTTTCGCTCGCTGCGGGTGATAAACGAAGACCGAATCCAGGCAGATCAGGGCTTTCCGAAGCACGGGCATCGCGATATGGAGATCCTGACCTACGTGATCTCGGGCGAACTCTCGCACCGCGATTCAATGGGAAACGGCGAAACCGTCCGCCCGAACGAGATCCAGCGAATGACCGCCGGAACCGGCGTGCTCCATAGCGAATACAGCAGCCCGACCGACGAAACGCACCTGCTCCAGATCTGGATCCTGCCCGAAAAAGCAGACCTGACCCCGAGCTACGAGCAGAAATATTTCGATCCGGAATTAAAACAAGGCAAGCTAAAACTCGTAGCCTCACGCGGCGGCGATGACGGCTCGGTCCACATCAACCAGGACGTAAAACTCTACGCCTCGGTGTTGAATGATGGCGAAAAGGTCTCGCTCGACCTTCCCGAAAAACGCTACGCCTGGATCCAGCTCATCAGCGGAACCCTCGACGTAAACGGCGAAACCCTAAACCCCGGCGACGGAGCCGCGATCAGCGACGAAACGGCCCTAAAACTAAAAGCCGGGAGCGACAATACCGAGTTTTTGCTGTTTGATATGCATTGA
- a CDS encoding polymer-forming cytoskeletal protein → MIRMGRGSRADLPDTDQPTPEQAYRYAEQAAVSTGSRAISESDSMARDIKEGRLSGFVGHGTTLTGETQFHAMLRVDGHLIGTVSSESGTLIIGTNGQVDANIHVAAAMINGTVNGDIVATEKLQLGRTARVLGNIHSPRLIVEEGAILEGSCSMLKAREVQEEEAVTAAIQYEQQAAAVAAPVAVDNDAYIADDEDEESAEAASV, encoded by the coding sequence ATGATCAGAATGGGCAGAGGCAGCAGGGCCGACCTACCAGATACCGACCAACCAACTCCCGAACAAGCTTACAGATACGCCGAGCAGGCTGCAGTTTCGACCGGCTCACGGGCAATTTCGGAGAGCGACTCCATGGCCCGCGACATCAAAGAAGGCCGCCTGAGCGGATTTGTAGGCCACGGGACGACTTTGACGGGCGAAACCCAATTCCACGCGATGCTCCGTGTCGACGGCCATTTGATAGGAACGGTGTCGTCAGAATCAGGCACTTTGATCATTGGAACGAATGGTCAGGTCGACGCGAATATCCACGTCGCGGCGGCTATGATCAATGGGACGGTAAATGGGGACATAGTTGCCACGGAAAAGCTCCAACTCGGCCGAACCGCCCGCGTGCTTGGCAACATCCACAGCCCACGGCTGATCGTTGAAGAAGGTGCGATCCTTGAAGGAAGCTGCTCGATGCTCAAGGCCCGTGAAGTCCAGGAAGAGGAAGCCGTTACGGCTGCAATTCAATACGAGCAGCAGGCCGCTGCGGTCGCAGCACCTGTTGCGGTCGATAACGACGCATATATAGCAGACGATGAGGATGAGGAATCCGCCGAGGCGGCCTCGGTTTAA
- a CDS encoding 5-formyltetrahydrofolate cyclo-ligase, with product MKKSELRKLHLEKRAALTREGVAAMSEQIAQQFFENTDLADVRTLHTFIPIHRFNEVDTSLIYSRLWLDFPEIATAAPRTDLSNGRIESVQFDASTAWTENHWGIREPTDGELIDPKLIDLVIVPLLCFDEYGQRVGYGKGMYDRFLARCRSDCLKVGVSFFPPVGSIEDINEADIRLNACITLDRVYRPPKEKDAVK from the coding sequence ATGAAAAAGTCTGAATTGCGAAAACTACACCTTGAAAAGCGAGCCGCTTTAACGCGAGAGGGTGTTGCGGCAATGAGCGAGCAGATCGCTCAGCAGTTCTTTGAAAATACAGACCTGGCCGATGTAAGAACTTTGCATACCTTCATTCCGATCCATAGATTCAATGAGGTTGATACTTCTTTGATCTATTCCAGGCTGTGGCTCGACTTTCCGGAAATTGCTACAGCGGCTCCTCGAACGGACCTTTCAAATGGCCGGATCGAGAGCGTGCAGTTTGATGCAAGCACCGCATGGACCGAGAACCATTGGGGAATCCGCGAGCCTACAGACGGTGAACTAATCGATCCGAAATTGATAGATCTGGTAATTGTTCCGCTCCTTTGTTTTGACGAATATGGACAGCGGGTTGGTTATGGAAAAGGTATGTACGACCGCTTTCTCGCTCGATGCAGGTCGGATTGCTTGAAAGTCGGCGTCAGCTTCTTTCCACCGGTTGGCTCAATTGAGGACATAAATGAAGCCGATATTCGTCTTAATGCGTGCATAACACTAGACAGAGTTTATCGGCCGCCAAAGGAAAAGGATGCGGTCAAATGA
- a CDS encoding MATE family efflux transporter gives MSRNAEAPSSDPLNNSFASIIKETFLGTSRNFTEGPILPALIILAIPMILEMSMESLFAIVDTFFVAKLGAESVAVVGLTESILVLTYAVAIGLSIGATATVARRVGEQDLDGAARTATHVVYLGLIVSLAMGTAGVIFAPKLFHLLGAEPHVIELGTPFMRIMLGTNIVIVFLFLLNGIFRGAGDAAIALRVLIIANGLNILFCPLFIFGIGPFPELGVTGAAVATVCGRGIGVIFAVWALFIRDNGRLNVKREHWTFDPKLLWSLITLSATAVLQFLIATLSWSALVMILAGFGTVALAGYQIGLRVIMFVLLPAVGLANAAATLVGQNLGAGKPERAERSVWTAGILNAALLGIAGAFFVFFSGAVVGIFTQEPEVSAFARDCLRIVGYGYAFYGLGMVMESSFNGAGDTWTPTYLNFIVFWMIEIPLAYVLSKHFGWGPQGGFWAITISFSILAVSTALLFKRGKWKLKTV, from the coding sequence ATGTCTAGAAATGCTGAGGCTCCGTCATCGGACCCGTTAAATAATTCATTTGCGTCGATCATAAAAGAAACGTTCCTTGGTACCAGCCGAAACTTCACCGAAGGGCCGATACTTCCCGCGCTCATAATCCTCGCGATCCCAATGATCCTCGAAATGTCGATGGAATCGCTTTTTGCGATCGTCGATACCTTTTTTGTTGCAAAACTCGGTGCAGAATCAGTGGCTGTTGTTGGATTGACCGAATCAATTCTGGTTTTGACGTACGCCGTCGCTATCGGTTTATCGATCGGAGCGACCGCAACGGTTGCTCGCCGTGTCGGCGAACAGGACCTCGACGGTGCAGCTCGAACGGCAACGCACGTCGTCTATCTCGGCCTGATCGTCTCGCTCGCAATGGGCACGGCGGGCGTGATCTTTGCTCCGAAACTGTTTCACCTGCTCGGTGCCGAACCGCACGTCATCGAACTCGGCACGCCGTTCATGCGGATCATGCTCGGCACGAACATCGTGATCGTTTTCCTCTTCCTGCTCAACGGCATCTTTCGCGGAGCAGGTGACGCAGCGATCGCTTTGCGGGTGCTAATAATTGCTAATGGATTGAACATTTTGTTCTGTCCGCTGTTCATATTCGGCATCGGACCATTTCCGGAGCTTGGCGTTACGGGCGCGGCTGTGGCAACTGTCTGCGGGCGTGGTATCGGTGTGATCTTTGCCGTATGGGCATTGTTCATACGCGACAACGGCCGGCTGAATGTTAAGCGCGAGCATTGGACGTTTGACCCGAAACTTCTCTGGTCGCTTATAACCCTCTCGGCAACCGCCGTACTGCAGTTTCTGATCGCGACGCTCAGTTGGAGCGCTCTGGTAATGATTCTTGCCGGTTTCGGAACCGTTGCTTTGGCGGGCTACCAGATCGGGCTTCGCGTGATAATGTTCGTCCTGCTTCCGGCGGTTGGCTTAGCTAATGCGGCGGCAACACTTGTCGGTCAAAACCTCGGTGCCGGAAAACCCGAACGTGCCGAACGCTCGGTCTGGACAGCGGGAATTCTGAACGCCGCGCTTCTCGGTATCGCCGGTGCATTCTTTGTCTTCTTTTCGGGTGCAGTGGTCGGTATTTTCACACAGGAACCTGAGGTTTCTGCTTTCGCTCGCGACTGTCTGCGCATCGTTGGTTACGGCTACGCGTTCTACGGCCTCGGCATGGTGATGGAAAGCTCCTTCAACGGCGCCGGAGACACCTGGACGCCGACTTATCTCAATTTCATCGTCTTTTGGATGATCGAGATTCCGCTCGCGTACGTACTTTCGAAGCACTTCGGCTGGGGACCGCAGGGGGGCTTCTGGGCGATCACTATCTCATTCTCGATCCTAGCCGTTTCCACAGCTCTGCTTTTCAAACGAGGAAAGTGGAAGCTGAAAACGGTTTAG